Sequence from the Hylaeus volcanicus isolate JK05 chromosome 1, UHH_iyHylVolc1.0_haploid, whole genome shotgun sequence genome:
CTGTGCGCGCGAAATCGGAACGAATGTCGTTACATGAACATTATCTATTGATTCGACTATTGGTTttaatggtataaaaaaagaaacattcaagAAAGCGATTAAACGCAAGTGTTCGGGAACGGTCAATTAAGTTTGACTCGGTTACAGCTAAACATCTCACGCATTTATGGAGACGAAAGAGTATTTTGGttacaaattgtttaaaatccTGGAGGACATTGTATGTCCCTAATTAAAGTATTTGAACATTGTATCTAACAACGTTATTCGtcataaaaaattgtctcTGAACGTTTCTTTGAATCTCTacaaaatgtagaaattttaAGAGTGAATGTTCCACGTGATCCACCCTCTTCctgttatatgtatacacacgTACACGCAGTGAACacttttcatacattttcctCATCGTCTCCCAGCGGGGAATGTGTCACTCGACAATTGCTTGCGCACAATAGAAGCACCGAACGCACACGTTACGAATGATGGTCCTCTAACGAGGGACCCGCACCGAAGAAGAGACATCAATGCTTTCGGTGATTGGTATAGGATGGAGCAAGTCGGCGAATGGGGAAGCATCGAATATTATAGAAAGGGATTGATGATTTTTAGAACCAGTGACTATGGCACTATGGGCTATTCCCCATCAAATGGTCACGCTTGCGTGCAAAGTGGAAGGTGTGCTGTCGGAAGTGCAGTGCCACTGGATCCATGCGCCGAGGATCCATATTTATCAGAACATGACCAACACCAAAAGGTGACCGCAACTTCCTCCTATGAAAcctcatttaaataattctttacgTTACTCGATCTTTCAGGCACAGTATACAGATGGACTATGGTACAGGGATATGTAAATTGCAATTCAAACCTGACCATTCGGATTTGGGCCAATGGACGTGTAAATTTACGACTGCTAACGAATACGGTGACGAAGAATTGGGAAGCGCCTCTCTAGTCCTATTGAATAGCTTAGCTGGTGCgtactattaaatttaaatacgtgGTTAATATTATCCGTAACGCAGATTGaatttaaggggttagtcgcagtcaggaaaatggaaatggacagtttcttgtgtgtttttttttttaaggtattaaataataatttttattaatggaatgtgaatatattacaaagtatgtctcaaagaactataaaagaatttttgttttaaaaaaaggttgaTTCATTTCGTcgtaacaggcgatggcgtgggtggccacttggtttgcggtgaacAAGATTTCTTTAAACTGGTGcacttgaaaacaaaactaaaggtagatttagaaaatatattagactaacgggtccctgatcgaaggattttttattttcttgtatactttttgtttatcctgtattgaatcgcttaatttgagtgaaaaaattgaaaatcaacttcaaatgtacgccatcttgttttaaattaattttttccaaaattcttcgttcagggacccgctagattaatctattttcgaaatctaactttgtttttgttttcaagtaaaccagtgtagagaaatcttgctcaccgcaaacctatgttttcaaatcatcgtctacgtcatcggctcttatgacgatataaattaaacgtttcttaaaacaaaaaatgttttttagttttttaaaacatgctttataatatacttaattgttacttatgcaaattattatttaataactaaaaaaaaaatcacaaagaaatgtcgtttttcctcttcctgattgcgactaaccccttaacaCCTccagattttaattaacgaccGCGAAGAAAAGATTGTATAAAGattcttgtatttatttctacacttgatttaatatttcagatgAAAAGCTGGGGTGGATAGTAGGCGCTTTGACTGCCATGATTTTGTTCCTGATGATTATCGTGGTTGTTTTGGTAGTTTGCAAGGCACGCCTATTTGTTAGGAAGTCATCGCGAATCCTGGAGACTGTGTCTCCGtcggaaaagaaacaaaatatacgacTAAACGGCGAACGGTATTCCGAAGATCAAAGAAAAACTGACATACAAATTCTAGCCCAAGATAATCAAAATGTATTGAACATTGATAACATACTACCCAACAGAAGTCCACATTTGTACGAACGGGTTGAGAAATATAGGAGATCGTCGAAAGtgtacgaaaatattcgaatgtGAGAGGGCTCGATCTTGTTTCGAACccaattgtataataaaatcaaaactactttgtaatgtaaatagagttttaaacaaatatatatgtgacatttataatttgatgGTAGGAAGAACATCTAAACATAGTATACAATAAAGTCCCTGATAGGCGTCTGTCTGTTTCTTCGGGCTAATCTCCAgaactttttgaatttttttgtggTTTTCACTCTTTTATAGGTCGGTACATTACCAAAatgtcggtaaaaaaaaacacagtAAATGGTACCATCTAGCAGTAAAAATAGGAACTATTCGAgaacaaacttgggcgttttgccgATAGAAGCGCTGATAAAATTCCGAAAAATAGTTCGGTATATTCATCGTTGGATGGCTATTCATTTGAGCGAAAATAGTGGGAACTCACAAGAGAAATTGTGACAAttcaaaagtttaaaaaacaaggctaatttgtaataaataggaaaagttaaaaaatatattttatataatataaaaggtTTAAcgactattttaaataacaataactaTTTAAGACTTATTTAAGAGCATCTAATTGCGACTGTAACTTTTCTAGGTTTTGATATAATTCGGTTAgttcttttttatcaaattcaacAGTTAATTTGGATTGCTGTTCTCCTGTCAGATTCAATTGCATTAATGCCATTGGACGCACATCCTTCTTAATAGTGGAAGACGcagcttgaatatttaaacaccAATCGATATCTTTAACctgcaattaaataaattaatagaaagagAATCatcctattttcattttatcaaaGTACACTCATTTAGCATTATACTATACCTGAACAGGAAATATAGATTTCTGCCTAAAGTTATCAATTATGCATTTACCATACGTGACCCATGCATTCACAAATATTTGAACCTTATCATCGTTTGTTTTTAAGGTATCCTTCAAagtgttttctaaaatttgcGATTTTATAATGTTACACGTAGCCTGcttataaattgatattattgcATCTAAGAGGGAAATTAAATCTTCTTTATTCAGGTCTAAAGAAACCAAtaacttttcttcttcttcttcgctgAATATTTTTGCATCGATACTAGACTGCAGCGACTGACAAATACGATTTATAAGTAATCGAAATTTACTATTATCTATTTGATTTGCGATTTTCAGCCCTCGTTTGAGCCTAAAACAAACAATCGAAAGTTAATGTAAATATGTGAgcatacaatatttacaaaatattttacgcaCTAAAcaccttttaaaaaaaaataattctaatcaGAGCAATgttaattctaaaatttaaatactaccGCGGTGTCACGGTGATCCAAGTGTCCATGATACTTAACACATTTATAGGTTATAGgacaattttaatatgaaatgtTGAACAAATTAGAGAACACAGTCGAATATCATAATCATAATGATAGTTCCACTAGAGTTAATACTCAATCTTCCAACAATTGCTACATCACACTCAATTTTACATCACGAACAATATACGTATCGTAGTTGGGAATGTcagcaataaaattttatttacatttgtaatgtttataacaattaCAGTAATACTATGTGTGTAAATACAATGTTTGAGAGTTCATATAACAATTAAAAGAGTAAACCTTagtcaaatcaatttttcctaATCACAATTTGCACTCTACCCAAGATTTATAGCATACGCGTCACAACACATGCGCAACTAGTGTTTTTGCTCGTgattaaatcaaaattgataAGGGCAATATAATATACTCGTATGCAAAACAGATCACAGAATCCATTGCAAGTGATTCGTAACTATTAAAAATGGCTTCATATGATGATAAGTATGATAAGGTattacgtttaaaatattcagcaATATACGTAAAATAATGAGAGTAGCATTATTGTATCCATatacatgtaatatatatgcatatttatCTTACAGGAACATCCACGAAATTTGATTCCTGAATTATGTAGACAATTTTATGATCTTGGATGGGTTACTGGCACTGGTGGCGGTATATCCATTAAACATGAGTCTGTATAGTTTTCTTATCttgttgtatttaatatttttatgtataagtatttttctttttgcttccatagaaataaaatttacattgcaCCATCTGGTGTTCAAAAGGAACGCATTCATCCAAACGAAATGTTTGTACAGGATATTGATGGGAAAGACTTAGAATTACCACCAGcagaaaaaaagttgaaaaagtCACAATGTACTCCATTATTTATGTGCACATATTTGAGGAGAAACGCTGGAGCTGTGATACATACTCATTCGAAGGTTGCTGTAATGGTGACATTACATTGGCCTGGGAAAGAATTTCGTATTACTCACCTTGAAATGATAAAAGGTTTAGACTTAAAGAGTTGTTGCCGTcatctatgaaaatatgtttagaaataatagaaGGAATATGTTAATGCAGGTATAAGAAATCAAAAACTAAAACGGGCATACCGTTACGACGAGGAATTAGTAGTGCCAATAATTGAGAATACTCCGTTCGAGGAAGATTTACGAGATGAATTGGATGCAACTATTGTAGCTTATCCGGAAACGAGTGCTGTATTAGTGCGAAGGCACGGTATTTATGTGTGGGGTGATTCATGGCAACAAGCGAAAACAATGTACACATTCCGTATTTTACTCTAGCtattaagtatatttttattttcatctactgaatatatatttcatttttttgcaGGACGGAATGTTATGATTACTTATTCGATATCGCTTTACAAATGAAGCAGAATGGATTAGATCCTCTTACAACTCCCGAAGAtcatgaattaaaatatcaaagaactGGAACCGCGAATTAACATTATTCTTATTCCGTAGTaaattatagtatttataataatacattctgtaataaattacttttttttgtgtatttcataaaatcgtCCGTacgtaaatgtatatacatatattacagtATAAAATCATTGATGTTGCTTCTATTTTCAAGTATCTAAATCAAACGGTTGAAACTCTTTTCTAATTCTGTTTGCTAGTTCGATTTCCTCTTCTTTATCCATCTGACAATCCTTCCAATCAACTCTGTCATTGATATCTAAAATTCTATCGGATGCTAACACTTCTCTTCCAAATTGAAGtggaaaatcttttttaattctatgaTATAGTTTCACTCCACCTGGCAATTCcacataaaaatatagtacGCCTGGTTTGGCAATTTGTTGCAAATCTGTATGCATAGGCAGTTCgcttattttaaaattattacattctGCCATTTCCTAAAATAAAGACATATAAAAATGACTATTCATTTACTCTTATCATAAACTAATGGTAAGAAAATTTACCTCAAACATTTCCTTCAGACCAGGTGCTAAGTTTTTATGAACAGGTATAACTTGCAATTGACAATGGGATGTTTTGTAATTACGTTCAAAAAATACAGGTACTTTATCCATAGTAGCATAGTATtttgttatacaaattttatatagatccatttcttcttttacctCTTTTGGCAAGATAGAAAGACTCTGGTGGTGTGTTATTGGTAGAACCAAAAAGTGATCTTCGACTAATCCACCTCTAGCAAGGGCAACATAAACCTCTGATCCAACAGATATTACTAAATGCTTAGAAACTTCAGGGCTTGATAAACAAAACCAGCATTTTGCTTGATCAAATTCTGGTTTTGGTCTCTTAACAGGTCCATCTGAATACCTTGatctttttgtaatttctttagaatCCATGTCATAAAAGAACTGTGTGCGTTTTGGTTCTATTTTTTGTGAAGAAGGCTGATTAAATAACATTGATTTAGGATATGGACTATCCGTTTCATCTGTAGTTTTCATAACCAAGTCGGATAAACGTGTCCTGTCCACAGGAGTCAAATTTAATGCATACAgccatttctttttctgagTATTCATTACAGGTGCAAGTGCTATAAATCTTGTTGCAATTTCAATGTTACCATCTTGCTGACTTTGATTTCTGaaagttaagaaaatttaatccATAAGTAAAGTTCTATGTTAAGCTAGACCAACAAAACTTTCAACACTAATGAAATACGTAATTACCTATAAGGTGGTCTTTCATAATGAATTCCCTCTAATGCTGAAACATGATATCTAGGCTTCACTTGTGCAGCCAACCATGCGATCAACTTAGAACCCCGATATGTAAAATTTGGTTTATTTGGGTCTAAATTTGTTATACCAACAGGCCAAGGAGAAGTCAACAATATATCAATACCACGAAAACTGGGTTGGCCTCTTAAGCAAGAATTCTTAATTGATATAACATCACTTTCACTAAAACAGGTGGGCTTTGATTCAGCTGAATTGCTTTCCATACCGCTAACATAAGCTATTTTCAACCCTGAACTGGCAGTATAAACTCCACGTTTTCCAAGATAGGTAAGATTTTGACATATCTCACAACCATCCTCGTCTGgataattttctaaatcaaTTTCTCTATTGGCGCCAATAATGTACGTTGGAACCGGGATATTTTTTGCGCCATTTTTATACACCTCGAGTTCAATATTATCTTCACCAAAAAAGTTTCCAACGCATAATAGAAAATCAAACGGTCCGCTCTTCTTATTGATGGCTTCAActttgttaaacaaaaatttgaagtgGCCCTCCACATCTCCGCAAATTAACACCTTTTGTTTCTCactcatttataataatataaactacactttaatcgatagaaatatacacGATTTAAATGATTCCAAAATAAAcctaaaaatgtattaattacaaaaatacgaCACTTTTGCGTTATTAATGTTCGAGCAGATccagttatataaaaatagaattttacgTTACTATTGTTTTATCGCGTTCAACGTAAACAACTCAACGGATTGTTCTGATTTGGTACTGAATAACTTGTGccatttgaagaaaattacaaatggaACAACAATAGAAAAACGTGTTTAGTATTTTAGATTAAACTGTACTTGATAAAGGGCAATATAGAGGAATCGATAATTCTTGTTTTTCAATCTTTAATACAAGTTAATTATCcaagaatgaatatttttaaatatttctcttttatgTTAGTAGCCATCTAGTGGTGAATAGGttgaactaattttcggagtttgATCAGTGCCTCTATCAGGAAAATGCTTAAGTTTGTCGTAAAATAGTTTACACTCATGACGATAGATGTTGCCACCATAAGTTTTACTATGGGGAAGGTGTAcccatattatattttaatgtagactaaacaaaagttttgattgaataaaaatttctggtatttattttaaatgatctCTCTTGCTTAATGGATTGACAGAAAgtgtgttaaaatatttgaaagacaaacaaaattaaattatgtttcacaaaAGACAATCAAATGAATAACATCGAGTATCATCGAGTTAACAGTTAGTTCTTCTTTATCGACGGCCTTCATAAATCTTCTTATCGACGATGAAGAGTGCGTCCATCACATTACCGATCGTGTAGCCATTTTTGTGTACTTAAATACGTAATTCATGCATTGATTCTAGTTTTTTAACAGTAGAATATGCTTTTATTACAGTTTTAAGTTGTAATATGCGAATATACAcctataattctattttcgatACAAATGGTGCCATCTAGCGTAAAGAATTGTAACTATTTTGACGACAAAGTTGGGCGTATTGCCATAGATGGCGCCAAAAAAGTGCGAAAATTAGTTCCCTATCATTTCACTGTCCCTATTAAATTCACTGTCCGTTAGGAACGCgtacatgaatatatacatataaataggTGACATATAGAGACCAAAGTACattgcaaaattaataataacaaaccaAAATTAAGAGTAAAAAGCATCTCAGCCTTTCAAGGCAACTGAAACACTGAATAATTCTTAGTTATGACATTCTAGTGACGGCATTACTGATTTTCTACCGTTCTCAGCGCCATAGCAAGTGATAGTGACGCTTATCAGCGCTTAGAACGCACGAGGATCCAAACTGAACATACGTAAAGTCTATTCTACATTTAATCCGTGACCGCACGTAGTAACAACATAAAGCTGTCAAAACGTATTTTAGCATTGTTCAGTCGTGATTCGAGCAACGATAATACACTTTTGTAATGtgtttatgaaatttgtgaAAGCAATTGTAAACAACAAACAGTATTATTACTAAAGCATAGACGGCTGCTGATAATAATATGTCTTCCCTTCAAAAGTCGATTTTAAAATCGAAGTTACCACCGTCAGGTGTTAATTTTGGAATCGGCGCTAGGTTAGTTTGTTATGATTTATGTAAACTTGGGATCTTGAATGAAATCCCATCAATTCTAAGCTCtgtattaaaacaattcaattGTAACACTGTTTTAGTATATctttaatatagaatattaaagttgataagatattaattatatttaccatTTTAATCAACAGAGTTAGTAAGTCAAAGGGATTTCAACGTAAGAGAGATTATGAGCCAATTCAGTGGGTTACTTATTTCGATCACTCTGAggatataaaaattggaaatgatacatttcatatttataccAAGGGTACAGAGGGACCAACGTTAGTATTGTTACATGGGGGTGGTTACAGTGGATTAACATGGGCAGAACTGACCGTAggtattaattattgaatgtatgaaatatagAACAGCttgcatattttatacattttagaAATCGCTTATGACTATGATAGTCTGTAAAGTTATGGCAATTGATCTTAGAGGTCATGGGGATACATGGACTACAAATGAAGAAGACTTATCTGCGAATACTTTAGCAGAGTAAGGAAAATTTATAGCTAATGAAACTACATTATATATGGTgcattaatattgtatattttgatatcTTCATTTGATTGTTAGAGATGTTGCAGCAGTTATAAAAATAGCAGCTACAGATGATAGTTCTATAATTCTAGTGGGTCACAGTATGGGTGGTGCAGTGGCTGTTAGAGCTGCACCATTAATACCAAATTTGTATGGATTAGGAGTTATCGATGTTGTTGAAGGCACAGCAATGGATGCATTGGCATCTATGCAAAGCTTTTTAAGATCTCGGCCATCTAGTTTTAGTTCTATTTCACAAGCGATAGAATGGTGGTTAGTATAtcgtatttttctaaaaagaatatattattgtgtctttctcttcatttttacGTAGGTCTCATTACCTGACAAAATTTGCTATTATCAGCACATTTTTCAGAGGGAAGGCATTTTTGGCTAATCCTGTACAAactagaatattatttacctCTTTGATATGTTACATATTCGTGTTGTATAATCAAAAATGAGATTACAGAAGAATGTCTCTAATTATCCAAATTTTAGTGTACGAAGTGGCCAAATCCGTAATGTACAATCAGCTAAGGTGTCAGTTCCTggacaaataaaaaagttagTGTTCGTACATGTACGCGATACGACTCGTATGTATCGTTACTTTTTCGCTATTTTAATATGACGCGTTTTGATTTGCTCTAGCAACGAAACTAATAAATTAGCTACTCATGACATCGATTTATTATCACAATCGTCATGCGAGTACAACGCCGAGCCTGCGATGCCACGAGAGGATATTATACAAGAAGAGGAATCTGTAAATATGCCCCCACCACCTCCAATTAGCACTTCTCCTTCTGCTAGAAAATACGTTTGGAGGATAGACTTATCCAAAACTGAACAGCATTGGTTTGGGTGGTTTAAAGGATTGTCAACAGCATTCTTAAACGTACCAGTTCCTAAGGTACTATTGCTGGCTGGAGTCGATAGGTTAGATCGAGAACTTACAGTCGGTCAGATGCAAGGTACAACTAACCTAACGAATGTTATGatttattccaaatatttgcagagtgtatttaaattattatcttttaggaaaatttcaaatgcaaGTATTGCCAGCGTGCGGACATGCGGTGCACGAAGATGTCCCAGATAAAGTAGCAGAGGCTATTGCTACTTTTATGGTTAGACATAAATTTGCGGAGCCAGCATCTGACTTTCCACGGTAAAGTCCAAAGAACAATTGCaggaaatatatatgtattgcttagtgtttatatttaatcgttacgtttaatatttgttgCAGAACATTTCCTGCTTGTTAGGGTTACACGAAAAGGTACAATGGACGTATTTGTATTATGATTAATGATAAATTCAATGAATAGTTAAAAtgagcattttatttatttaataaaggtATATTCACAAAATATATGAGTActtgtgtaaataaaaacattatttcgacaagaaaaataaatttgttcttgCATACGCTAGTTGTCTCATCTTCTTTGTACACGTATATTTATACCCGTGTATTCCATGTTTATAGATATACATTGTCATCTATACAAAGatgcgaataaaaaatataataaaaaagatttttaagaCTACTATGCTACCCTACAATTATTTcactttcaaatttataatcggtatgttcatataaaaaacgtaagtataaaatatatacaaatacacGGTAGCACACACAGCCGTACGAAATTCTGATACATACGTCTGTAATGAAGTTAGTaagtttataaacaatgataatacTGTTTTCAAATCCAGACATTCTCAAACTTCTCAAACTGAGCATTATAAGTAGACAATTAATACCACAGTGAATAGGTTTCGGAAAGTCGATGCTGAAATGAAAAAGCCTAGAACTAAGCTTCTGGTAAATAGAGCGTTACTCTTCTAATAGTATTCTTGATCATACAATTAGTTGTCAAATCCGAAACCagataaattctttattacaaCGCATGGTTGTCCTGCGCGACCAGTTTTCAAAGGAGCAaccttaaaatatattatttcatgatGAATATCAAAGATAAAGTCCGAGAAATGCTATTCTAGggttaaacaatattttattgaaagttaTCCTTACTGGTTCCCATTCATTAAGGTGGGGATCGTATGCCTCAACAAGTGTGAGATATTGTTGGCCATCATAACCTCCTACTGCCATGAGTCTATCGCCAAGTACACAAACGCCGACTGCGTCCCTAGGGACGCTCATTGGAGCCATCATTGTCCATGTATCTGTTTTAGGATCATACCTGAAGATCGTTGAATATGAAAGGATACTTATATTTATGTTGACTTCTATGTTCTAATTGATCTATTGACTGGATCTTTTTAAAATGCATACCTTTCAACACAGTCAAACATACTAGCATTGGGATTAGTAGCAGGTGCATCATGACCACCCAATGCATATAGACACCCATTTACTACACCTACACCCACTCCGCCTCGTTGTTTTGACATTGGTGCACACGCAGTCCATTTATTTGTGTGTGGATCATAACATTCCACAGTATTTAAACACGAACTTATATCCCTTCCACCTACAGCATATAATCTAAAAGTGAATATAGTATCACAAATATAGTATCACACAATTATGCGATAGTACATGCATCAACTGATTCAGAAGTTTACTTGTCGTTTAATACAGCAACACCAACTGTAGATCTTTGTATAGACATAGGAGAAACGGAACTCCACTGACGCGTGGATGGATCCCATCTTTCTACTGTGTCAAGAAAGCCCCAACCATCGTAACCACCAACGGCATACAAAGGTCCGCCTAACACAGCTACACCCAATCCATGACGATGTACATTCATTGGAGATAGTGTACTCCAAGTAGAAGTAGAAAAATCAAAGCATTCCACtgtatttaaagtttttaatcCATCCCTTCCACCcgcaactattaattttttatcgataatagCAGCACCAAATTGAAGTCTCCTACTACTCATGGTGGCTATAGATTTCCAAGCATTATCACGTAAAGAGAATGCATCAATAGAAGTACCacctaacaaaaataataagtgtCAAGTGAATACCCATTGCATTGCTTACTCTGATGTCAATTACCCTTGTTAGCATCCATTCCTCCAACAGCTAACATGTAACCCACTGTGGCTTTTCTGGGTTTTGTACGTCCTGATTGAAGTAATGGTCTACGTTCGGGTAAAAGATGATATTTGAGTGCTTCCATAACTAACTTTTGCGCCACCCTTTGatctttaaacatttcattacTCTCGATATTGTCTGCTATGAactgtataaatttaataacgtcTACTGAAGTTTATACCACATACTTTCTATAGATAAGTACAAGTATTTAGCTCACCGCAGGTGATAGTAGAGGCAACTTTACAAGACTTAATAGTCGGCTTGCATCTTCTCGTCTATTTTCTCGATCATATCCCAACCAAGTCATAAGTGCCTGAGATTAATAGTAACAATTATAGTTCCTTTATTacttcaattaaattacacaTGACATAATTTCTTACATGAAAAATGGTTTCTTCTGAAGGAACATTAAGATCTTCAGATTCTAGTAACTCTGCAACTTCATTAGAAGATAGTAGTAGAAATTCCTGATTCTTTGTAACTTCCATGAAATGCTTGGTTGTATATGCATGAGCATAATCTAATAAATCTGTACAACCTTGTGTATCTGCAAACATTCTTATACCTAGACAATTACTTGGATGAAGCTGCTTTCTAAGAAATTGGCAACAAGCCTTAACGACTGGATTTAGCTGTAGCAAACGAGCAGTTGCTAAAAGAGTTTCTACGCTATCTTCCCTTAATTCTATACAacctatatttaaaaatacaagattaattttatagtatt
This genomic interval carries:
- the LOC128884627 gene encoding protein phosphatase methylesterase 1 isoform X2, which gives rise to MSSLQKSILKSKLPPSGVNFGIGARVSKSKGFQRKRDYEPIQWVTYFDHSEDIKIGNDTFHIYTKGTEGPTLVLLHGGGYSGLTWAELTKSLMTMIVCKVMAIDLRGHGDTWTTNEEDLSANTLAEDVAAVIKIAATDDSSIILVGHSMGGAVAVRAAPLIPNLYGLGVIDVVEGTAMDALASMQSFLRSRPSSFSSISQAIECVRSGQIRNVQSAKVSVPGQIKNNETNKLATHDIDLLSQSSCEYNAEPAMPREDIIQEEESVNMPPPPPISTSPSARKYVWRIDLSKTEQHWFGWFKGLSTAFLNVPVPKVLLLAGVDRLDRELTVGQMQGKFQMQVLPACGHAVHEDVPDKVAEAIATFMVRHKFAEPASDFPRTFPAC
- the LOC128873087 gene encoding COMM domain-containing protein 10, which codes for MDTWITVTPRLKRGLKIANQIDNSKFRLLINRICQSLQSSIDAKIFSEEEEEKLLVSLDLNKEDLISLLDAIISIYKQATCNIIKSQILENTLKDTLKTNDDKVQIFVNAWVTYGKCIIDNFRQKSIFPVQVKDIDWCLNIQAASSTIKKDVRPMALMQLNLTGEQQSKLTVEFDKKELTELYQNLEKLQSQLDALK
- the LOC128873072 gene encoding CWF19-like protein 1, which gives rise to MSEKQKVLICGDVEGHFKFLFNKVEAINKKSGPFDFLLCVGNFFGEDNIELEVYKNGAKNIPVPTYIIGANREIDLENYPDEDGCEICQNLTYLGKRGVYTASSGLKIAYVSGMESNSAESKPTCFSESDVISIKNSCLRGQPSFRGIDILLTSPWPVGITNLDPNKPNFTYRGSKLIAWLAAQVKPRYHVSALEGIHYERPPYRNQSQQDGNIEIATRFIALAPVMNTQKKKWLYALNLTPVDRTRLSDLVMKTTDETDSPYPKSMLFNQPSSQKIEPKRTQFFYDMDSKEITKRSRYSDGPVKRPKPEFDQAKCWFCLSSPEVSKHLVISVGSEVYVALARGGLVEDHFLVLPITHHQSLSILPKEVKEEMDLYKICITKYYATMDKVPVFFERNYKTSHCQLQVIPVHKNLAPGLKEMFEEMAECNNFKISELPMHTDLQQIAKPGVLYFYVELPGGVKLYHRIKKDFPLQFGREVLASDRILDINDRVDWKDCQMDKEEEIELANRIRKEFQPFDLDT
- the LOC128873079 gene encoding probable methylthioribulose-1-phosphate dehydratase, whose product is MASYDDKYDKEHPRNLIPELCRQFYDLGWVTGTGGGISIKHENKIYIAPSGVQKERIHPNEMFVQDIDGKDLELPPAEKKLKKSQCTPLFMCTYLRRNAGAVIHTHSKVAVMVTLHWPGKEFRITHLEMIKGIRNQKLKRAYRYDEELVVPIIENTPFEEDLRDELDATIVAYPETSAVLVRRHGIYVWGDSWQQAKTMTECYDYLFDIALQMKQNGLDPLTTPEDHELKYQRTGTAN
- the LOC128884626 gene encoding kelch-like protein 5 translates to MSRIGHTGAGSNKSELLKELLLSNKEASASEHSISSMVSSISVSQDENFRMSNHAENSLRVMEKYLHKQQLTDITLIAGARRFPAHRLVLSAGSEYFAAMFTSSLREAAQNEVELKGVDGDALWALVCYCYTGCIELREDSVETLLATARLLQLNPVVKACCQFLRKQLHPSNCLGIRMFADTQGCTDLLDYAHAYTTKHFMEVTKNQEFLLLSSNEVAELLESEDLNVPSEETIFHALMTWLGYDRENRREDASRLLSLVKLPLLSPAFIADNIESNEMFKDQRVAQKLVMEALKYHLLPERRPLLQSGRTKPRKATVGYMLAVGGMDANKGGTSIDAFSLRDNAWKSIATMSSRRLQFGAAIIDKKLIVAGGRDGLKTLNTVECFDFSTSTWSTLSPMNVHRHGLGVAVLGGPLYAVGGYDGWGFLDTVERWDPSTRQWSSVSPMSIQRSTVGVAVLNDKLYAVGGRDISSCLNTVECYDPHTNKWTACAPMSKQRGGVGVGVVNGCLYALGGHDAPATNPNASMFDCVERYDPKTDTWTMMAPMSVPRDAVGVCVLGDRLMAVGGYDGQQYLTLVEAYDPHLNEWEPVAPLKTGRAGQPCVVIKNLSGFGFDN
- the LOC128884627 gene encoding protein phosphatase methylesterase 1 isoform X1 encodes the protein MSSLQKSILKSKLPPSGVNFGIGARVSKSKGFQRKRDYEPIQWVTYFDHSEDIKIGNDTFHIYTKGTEGPTLVLLHGGGYSGLTWAELTKSLMTMIVCKVMAIDLRGHGDTWTTNEEDLSANTLAEDVAAVIKIAATDDSSIILVGHSMGGAVAVRAAPLIPNLYGLGVIDVVEGTAMDALASMQSFLRSRPSSFSSISQAIEWCVRSGQIRNVQSAKVSVPGQIKNNETNKLATHDIDLLSQSSCEYNAEPAMPREDIIQEEESVNMPPPPPISTSPSARKYVWRIDLSKTEQHWFGWFKGLSTAFLNVPVPKVLLLAGVDRLDRELTVGQMQGKFQMQVLPACGHAVHEDVPDKVAEAIATFMVRHKFAEPASDFPRTFPAC